The following proteins are co-located in the Colius striatus isolate bColStr4 chromosome 6, bColStr4.1.hap1, whole genome shotgun sequence genome:
- the ACP2 gene encoding lysosomal acid phosphatase isoform X2: MAADAKGRGWAAAVLLLLVLWLQPPPGRPRSLRFVTLVYRHGDRSPVKAYPRDPYQASAWPQGFGQLTQIYVRSTDWDRTLMSAEANLAGLYPPKGPQVFNPNISWQPIPVHTVAQDEERLLKYPLTPCPRYEQLQNETRHSAEYINMTKENWQFLQMVANETGIQHVSLESVWSVYDTLFCEQVHQMDLPAWATPEVMSHLRQLRDFGFDYLFGIIHRVEKSRLQGGVLLGHIRKNLTQAASEPIHHNLRVLAYSAHDTTIAALQMALNVFNNVQPPYASCHFFELYQEDDGNFSVEMFYRNESGKEPFPLTIPGCQHKCPLQRFMDLTAAVIPWNWEQECQVASTLHDTELFVGLAVCGSILLLLIILLLTVLFRIQSQPSGYRHVSNEGEEQA; this comes from the exons ATGGCGGCCGACGCGAAGGGGCGCGGCTGGGCGGCCGCcgtcctgctcctgctggtgctctggctgcagccGCCGCCCGGCCGGCCCCGCAGCCTGCGCTTCGTGACGCTG GTGTACCGGCACGGAGACCGCTCGCCCGTCAAGGCGTACCCGCGGGACCCCTACCAGGCCAGCGCCTGGCCGCAGGGCTTCGGGCAGCTCACGCAG ATCTATGTCCGCAGCACAGACTGGGACCGGACGCTGATGAGCGCAGAGGCCAACCTGGCTGGCCTCTACCCCCCCAAGGGACCACAGGTGTTCAACCCCAACATCTCCTGGCAGCCCATCCCTGTGCACACAGTGGCTCAGGACGAGGAAAGG CTGCTGAAGTATCCTTTGACCCCCTGTCCTCGGTATGAACAGCTACAGAATGAAACACGGCACTCGGCAGAATACATAAATATGACCAAGGAGAATTGG CAATTCCTGCAGATGGTGGCAAATGAGACCGGGATCCAGCATGTCTCTCTCGAGTCTGTCTGGAGCGTGTATGACACACTGTTCTGTGAG CAAGTACACCAAATGGATTTGCCTGCATGGGCGACACCAGAAGTCATGAGCCACTTGAGGCAACTCAGAGACTTTGGGTTTGACTATCTGTTTGGGATCATCCACCGGGTAGAAAAATCTCGTCTGCAAGGCG GGGTCCTGCTGGGCCACATCAGGAAAAACCTAACCCAAGCAGCAAGTGAGCCTATCCACCACAACCTGAGAGTGCTCGCCTATTCAGCA CATGACACCACAattgcagctctgcagatggCTCTAAACGTCTTCAACAACGTCCAACCACCTTACGCCTCCTGTCACTTTTTTGAGCTGTACCAAGAGGATGATGG TAACTtctctgtggagatgttttacCGGAACGAGAGTGGGAAGGAACCTTTCCCACTGACAATCCCTGGCTGTCAGCATAAATGCCCACTGCAGAGGTTCATGGACCTCACAGCTGCTGTTATTCCCTGGAACTGGGAGCAGGAATGCCAGGTAGCAAGTACTCTGCACGACACAG aaCTGTTTGTGGGTCTGGCTGTGTGTGGATCTATTCTCCTTCTCCTTATAATCCTCCTCTTGACTGTACTGTTTCGCATACAGTCTCAGCCCTCCGGCTACAGGCACGTTTCCAATGAGGGAGAAGAGCAGGCCTGA
- the DDB2 gene encoding DNA damage-binding protein 2 isoform X2, with protein sequence MAPVNQPKDKKHERTREHCPEEAKSAGKRKLDYEELGNEPQAKRLFVRKTSKRPEKIGRSGGGSVARSSSVLCHQLEQQCSIVHYVYQNMLGGSIRAQLRQCLQLPFLRSLASYRLFRTASPFHRRVTCLEWHPTHPSTVAVGSKGGDIILWDYEVLTKTCFIKGMGAGGTITGMKFNPFNPSQLYTSSVAGTTTLQEFNGNIVRVFTSTEDWDHWYCSVDVSASNRAVVTGDNVGNVVLLSTAGEEIWKLKLHKKKVTHVEFNSRCEWLLATASVDQTVKIWDLRNIKTKTSYLHVLPHNKPVNAAYFSPIDGAKLLSTDQHSEIRVYSSPDWTKPQHVIPHPHRQFQHLTPIKATWHPRYDLIVAGRYPDPKFPGYTVDELRTVDVFDGHTGEMVCQLYDPNASGIVSLNKFNPMGDTLASGMGFNILIWSREEMVAKKQEHLMKAMTEQGVRSWSSSRRGGQRQAKPGTSKLRANSLSWEVEGMRTKSKDTKSQGRK encoded by the exons ATGGCTCCAGTGAACCAGCCAAAGGACAAGAAGCATGAGAGGACACGTGAGCATTGTCCAGAAGAGGCAAAATCAGCTGGGAAGAGGAAACTGGACTACGAGGAACTAGGGAATGAGCCACAAGCAAAGAGGTTGTTTGTGAGAAAAACATCTAAACGCCCAGAGAAAATCG GTAGGAGTGGAGGTGGCTCTGTGGCGAGAAGCAGCAGTGTCCTTTGCCAtcagctggagcagcagtgcAGCATTGTTCATTACGTCTACCAGAACATGCTGGGAGGCTCCATTCGGGCCCAGCTTAGGCAG TGCCTGCAGCTGCCCTTTCTGCGTTCTCTTGCCTCCTACCGCCTCTTTCGAACAGCAAGTCCCTTTCACAGGAGAGTGACGTGCCTGGAATGGCACCCAACGCACCCCAGTACTGTAGCTGTTGGTTCTAAAGGTGGAGACATCATTCTTTGGGACTATGAAGTACTTACTAAAACCTGCTTCATAAAAGGG ATGGGAGCTGGAGGGACCATCACAGGAATGAAGTTTAACCCTTTTAACCCTAGTCAGCTGTACACTTCGTCAGTTGCCGGCACTACCACCCTGCAGGAATTTAATGGCAATATTGTCCGGGTCTTCACCAGCACCGAGGACTGGGA TCACTGGTACTGCAGCGTTGATGTTTCTGCAAGCAACCGTGCCGTGGTGACAGGGGATAACGTGGGCAACGTGGTCCTGCTCAGCACTGCCGGTGAAGAG atttGGAAGCTGAAACTACACAAGAAGAAAGTGACTCACGTGGAGTTTAACTCCCGATGTGAGTGGTTGTTGGCCACAGCATCTGTGGATCAGACAGTCAAAATCTGGGACCTCAGaaacatcaaaaccaaaacaagttATCTTCATGTGCTTCCTCATAACAAACCTGTCAATGCAG CTTACTTCAGCCCCATAGATGGTGCCAAGCTCCTGAGCACAGACCAGCACAGTGAAATCAGGGTTTACTCATCTCCAGACTGGACCAAGCCCCAGCATGTGATCCCACACCCTCACCGGCAGTTTCAGCACCTCACACCTATTAAG GCAACGTGGCATCCTcgctacgacctcattgtggcAGGTCGCTACCCAGACCCCAAGTTCCCGGGGTACACGGTGGACGAGCTGCGGACTGTCGATGTGTTCGATGGCCACACTGGGGAGATGGTTTGTCAGCTCTATGATCCAAATGCTTCTGGTATTGTCTCG CTCAATAAATTTAACCCTATGGGAGACACGCTGGCTTCTGGCATGG GCTTTAATATTCTGATCTGGAGCCGGGAGGAGATGGTGGCCAAGAAGCAAGAACATCTCATGAAAGCCATGACAGAACAGGGGGTTCGAAGCTGGAGTTCGTCCAGACGTGGAGGGCAGAGGCAAGCAAAACCTGGCACCAGCAAACTCAGAGCTAACTCACTGTCTTGGGAGGTGGAGGGGATGAGAACAAAAAGCAAGGATACTAAATCACAGGGAAGGAAGTGA
- the DDB2 gene encoding DNA damage-binding protein 2 isoform X1 translates to MAPVNQPKDKKHERTREHCPEEAKSAGKRKLDYEELGNEPQAKRLFVRKTSKRPEKIGRSGGGSVARSSSVLCHQLEQQCSIVHYVYQNMLGGSIRAQLRQCLQLPFLRSLASYRLFRTASPFHRRVTCLEWHPTHPSTVAVGSKGGDIILWDYEVLTKTCFIKGKGPGDSLGDIRFSPYEAVKLYVASGDGTLSLQDLEGRAVQVISRAPDCGHEHHDVCHWYCSVDVSASNRAVVTGDNVGNVVLLSTAGEEIWKLKLHKKKVTHVEFNSRCEWLLATASVDQTVKIWDLRNIKTKTSYLHVLPHNKPVNAAYFSPIDGAKLLSTDQHSEIRVYSSPDWTKPQHVIPHPHRQFQHLTPIKATWHPRYDLIVAGRYPDPKFPGYTVDELRTVDVFDGHTGEMVCQLYDPNASGIVSLNKFNPMGDTLASGMGFNILIWSREEMVAKKQEHLMKAMTEQGVRSWSSSRRGGQRQAKPGTSKLRANSLSWEVEGMRTKSKDTKSQGRK, encoded by the exons ATGGCTCCAGTGAACCAGCCAAAGGACAAGAAGCATGAGAGGACACGTGAGCATTGTCCAGAAGAGGCAAAATCAGCTGGGAAGAGGAAACTGGACTACGAGGAACTAGGGAATGAGCCACAAGCAAAGAGGTTGTTTGTGAGAAAAACATCTAAACGCCCAGAGAAAATCG GTAGGAGTGGAGGTGGCTCTGTGGCGAGAAGCAGCAGTGTCCTTTGCCAtcagctggagcagcagtgcAGCATTGTTCATTACGTCTACCAGAACATGCTGGGAGGCTCCATTCGGGCCCAGCTTAGGCAG TGCCTGCAGCTGCCCTTTCTGCGTTCTCTTGCCTCCTACCGCCTCTTTCGAACAGCAAGTCCCTTTCACAGGAGAGTGACGTGCCTGGAATGGCACCCAACGCACCCCAGTACTGTAGCTGTTGGTTCTAAAGGTGGAGACATCATTCTTTGGGACTATGAAGTACTTACTAAAACCTGCTTCATAAAAGGG AAAGGGCCAGGAGATTCACTTGGAGACATCAGGTTCAGTCCTTACGAGGCAGTGAAGCTTTATGTGGCGTCAGGGGATGGCACCCTAAGCCTGCAGGACCTTGAGGGCAGAGCGGTGCAGGTGATCTCCCGTGCCCCGGACTGTGGCCATGAGCACCATGATGTTTG TCACTGGTACTGCAGCGTTGATGTTTCTGCAAGCAACCGTGCCGTGGTGACAGGGGATAACGTGGGCAACGTGGTCCTGCTCAGCACTGCCGGTGAAGAG atttGGAAGCTGAAACTACACAAGAAGAAAGTGACTCACGTGGAGTTTAACTCCCGATGTGAGTGGTTGTTGGCCACAGCATCTGTGGATCAGACAGTCAAAATCTGGGACCTCAGaaacatcaaaaccaaaacaagttATCTTCATGTGCTTCCTCATAACAAACCTGTCAATGCAG CTTACTTCAGCCCCATAGATGGTGCCAAGCTCCTGAGCACAGACCAGCACAGTGAAATCAGGGTTTACTCATCTCCAGACTGGACCAAGCCCCAGCATGTGATCCCACACCCTCACCGGCAGTTTCAGCACCTCACACCTATTAAG GCAACGTGGCATCCTcgctacgacctcattgtggcAGGTCGCTACCCAGACCCCAAGTTCCCGGGGTACACGGTGGACGAGCTGCGGACTGTCGATGTGTTCGATGGCCACACTGGGGAGATGGTTTGTCAGCTCTATGATCCAAATGCTTCTGGTATTGTCTCG CTCAATAAATTTAACCCTATGGGAGACACGCTGGCTTCTGGCATGG GCTTTAATATTCTGATCTGGAGCCGGGAGGAGATGGTGGCCAAGAAGCAAGAACATCTCATGAAAGCCATGACAGAACAGGGGGTTCGAAGCTGGAGTTCGTCCAGACGTGGAGGGCAGAGGCAAGCAAAACCTGGCACCAGCAAACTCAGAGCTAACTCACTGTCTTGGGAGGTGGAGGGGATGAGAACAAAAAGCAAGGATACTAAATCACAGGGAAGGAAGTGA
- the DDB2 gene encoding DNA damage-binding protein 2 isoform X3, with translation MLGGSIRAQLRQCLQLPFLRSLASYRLFRTASPFHRRVTCLEWHPTHPSTVAVGSKGGDIILWDYEVLTKTCFIKGKGPGDSLGDIRFSPYEAVKLYVASGDGTLSLQDLEGRAVQVISRAPDCGHEHHDVCHWYCSVDVSASNRAVVTGDNVGNVVLLSTAGEEIWKLKLHKKKVTHVEFNSRCEWLLATASVDQTVKIWDLRNIKTKTSYLHVLPHNKPVNAAYFSPIDGAKLLSTDQHSEIRVYSSPDWTKPQHVIPHPHRQFQHLTPIKATWHPRYDLIVAGRYPDPKFPGYTVDELRTVDVFDGHTGEMVCQLYDPNASGIVSLNKFNPMGDTLASGMGFNILIWSREEMVAKKQEHLMKAMTEQGVRSWSSSRRGGQRQAKPGTSKLRANSLSWEVEGMRTKSKDTKSQGRK, from the exons ATGCTGGGAGGCTCCATTCGGGCCCAGCTTAGGCAG TGCCTGCAGCTGCCCTTTCTGCGTTCTCTTGCCTCCTACCGCCTCTTTCGAACAGCAAGTCCCTTTCACAGGAGAGTGACGTGCCTGGAATGGCACCCAACGCACCCCAGTACTGTAGCTGTTGGTTCTAAAGGTGGAGACATCATTCTTTGGGACTATGAAGTACTTACTAAAACCTGCTTCATAAAAGGG AAAGGGCCAGGAGATTCACTTGGAGACATCAGGTTCAGTCCTTACGAGGCAGTGAAGCTTTATGTGGCGTCAGGGGATGGCACCCTAAGCCTGCAGGACCTTGAGGGCAGAGCGGTGCAGGTGATCTCCCGTGCCCCGGACTGTGGCCATGAGCACCATGATGTTTG TCACTGGTACTGCAGCGTTGATGTTTCTGCAAGCAACCGTGCCGTGGTGACAGGGGATAACGTGGGCAACGTGGTCCTGCTCAGCACTGCCGGTGAAGAG atttGGAAGCTGAAACTACACAAGAAGAAAGTGACTCACGTGGAGTTTAACTCCCGATGTGAGTGGTTGTTGGCCACAGCATCTGTGGATCAGACAGTCAAAATCTGGGACCTCAGaaacatcaaaaccaaaacaagttATCTTCATGTGCTTCCTCATAACAAACCTGTCAATGCAG CTTACTTCAGCCCCATAGATGGTGCCAAGCTCCTGAGCACAGACCAGCACAGTGAAATCAGGGTTTACTCATCTCCAGACTGGACCAAGCCCCAGCATGTGATCCCACACCCTCACCGGCAGTTTCAGCACCTCACACCTATTAAG GCAACGTGGCATCCTcgctacgacctcattgtggcAGGTCGCTACCCAGACCCCAAGTTCCCGGGGTACACGGTGGACGAGCTGCGGACTGTCGATGTGTTCGATGGCCACACTGGGGAGATGGTTTGTCAGCTCTATGATCCAAATGCTTCTGGTATTGTCTCG CTCAATAAATTTAACCCTATGGGAGACACGCTGGCTTCTGGCATGG GCTTTAATATTCTGATCTGGAGCCGGGAGGAGATGGTGGCCAAGAAGCAAGAACATCTCATGAAAGCCATGACAGAACAGGGGGTTCGAAGCTGGAGTTCGTCCAGACGTGGAGGGCAGAGGCAAGCAAAACCTGGCACCAGCAAACTCAGAGCTAACTCACTGTCTTGGGAGGTGGAGGGGATGAGAACAAAAAGCAAGGATACTAAATCACAGGGAAGGAAGTGA
- the ACP2 gene encoding lysosomal acid phosphatase isoform X1 — MAADAKGRGWAAAVLLLLVLWLQPPPGRPRSLRFVTLVYRHGDRSPVKAYPRDPYQASAWPQGFGQLTQMGMRQQLALGRFLRRRYSGFLSDMYLRWEIYVRSTDWDRTLMSAEANLAGLYPPKGPQVFNPNISWQPIPVHTVAQDEERLLKYPLTPCPRYEQLQNETRHSAEYINMTKENWQFLQMVANETGIQHVSLESVWSVYDTLFCEQVHQMDLPAWATPEVMSHLRQLRDFGFDYLFGIIHRVEKSRLQGGVLLGHIRKNLTQAASEPIHHNLRVLAYSAHDTTIAALQMALNVFNNVQPPYASCHFFELYQEDDGNFSVEMFYRNESGKEPFPLTIPGCQHKCPLQRFMDLTAAVIPWNWEQECQVASTLHDTELFVGLAVCGSILLLLIILLLTVLFRIQSQPSGYRHVSNEGEEQA, encoded by the exons ATGGCGGCCGACGCGAAGGGGCGCGGCTGGGCGGCCGCcgtcctgctcctgctggtgctctggctgcagccGCCGCCCGGCCGGCCCCGCAGCCTGCGCTTCGTGACGCTG GTGTACCGGCACGGAGACCGCTCGCCCGTCAAGGCGTACCCGCGGGACCCCTACCAGGCCAGCGCCTGGCCGCAGGGCTTCGGGCAGCTCACGCAG ATGGGGATGCGGCAGCAGTTGGCGCTGGGCCGGTTTCTGCGGCGGCGGTACAGCGGCTTCCTCAGCGACATGTACCTGCGGTGGGAG ATCTATGTCCGCAGCACAGACTGGGACCGGACGCTGATGAGCGCAGAGGCCAACCTGGCTGGCCTCTACCCCCCCAAGGGACCACAGGTGTTCAACCCCAACATCTCCTGGCAGCCCATCCCTGTGCACACAGTGGCTCAGGACGAGGAAAGG CTGCTGAAGTATCCTTTGACCCCCTGTCCTCGGTATGAACAGCTACAGAATGAAACACGGCACTCGGCAGAATACATAAATATGACCAAGGAGAATTGG CAATTCCTGCAGATGGTGGCAAATGAGACCGGGATCCAGCATGTCTCTCTCGAGTCTGTCTGGAGCGTGTATGACACACTGTTCTGTGAG CAAGTACACCAAATGGATTTGCCTGCATGGGCGACACCAGAAGTCATGAGCCACTTGAGGCAACTCAGAGACTTTGGGTTTGACTATCTGTTTGGGATCATCCACCGGGTAGAAAAATCTCGTCTGCAAGGCG GGGTCCTGCTGGGCCACATCAGGAAAAACCTAACCCAAGCAGCAAGTGAGCCTATCCACCACAACCTGAGAGTGCTCGCCTATTCAGCA CATGACACCACAattgcagctctgcagatggCTCTAAACGTCTTCAACAACGTCCAACCACCTTACGCCTCCTGTCACTTTTTTGAGCTGTACCAAGAGGATGATGG TAACTtctctgtggagatgttttacCGGAACGAGAGTGGGAAGGAACCTTTCCCACTGACAATCCCTGGCTGTCAGCATAAATGCCCACTGCAGAGGTTCATGGACCTCACAGCTGCTGTTATTCCCTGGAACTGGGAGCAGGAATGCCAGGTAGCAAGTACTCTGCACGACACAG aaCTGTTTGTGGGTCTGGCTGTGTGTGGATCTATTCTCCTTCTCCTTATAATCCTCCTCTTGACTGTACTGTTTCGCATACAGTCTCAGCCCTCCGGCTACAGGCACGTTTCCAATGAGGGAGAAGAGCAGGCCTGA